A window of Castor canadensis chromosome 10, mCasCan1.hap1v2, whole genome shotgun sequence contains these coding sequences:
- the Ska3 gene encoding spindle and kinetochore-associated protein 3 isoform X1 → MDPIRSFCGKLRTLASTLDGETARLQRALDGEESDFEDYPTRILHDLHSEVWTLKDNINILLDKARLENQESIGFIKATKILMNKNSTDITKIREFFEKYGYNPRVKENSVCEQRVTDSPSELAQCGYLQKPDLQGSLPGSSLSEKPPRSPQLSDFGLERYVVSRVPPQQATINRKEEHRAKTPPAKQSVIQVPKTPKCALKMDDFECVTPKLEHFGISEYTMCLNEDYTMGLKRLKNIKSEETTGTKPITNDNVFATPGPVIQQLDKSDAEYTKSPLAPTFCTPGLKIPSTKNSTALVSTNFPLSETNISASDLEVKDCTSLVLSSDECFENFTDPSSPTISSYEDLLRTPTPPEVTVIPEDILQILPKYNSNLAMPIAVKAVPSRKGFLRHEGQSIRDVANKENW, encoded by the exons ATGGACCCGATCCGGAGCTTCTGCGGGAAGCTGCGGACTCTGGCCAGCACGCTGGACGGTGAGACGGCCCGGCTGCAGCGAGCGCTGGACGGAGAGGAGAGCG ACTTTGAAGATTATCCAACAAGAATTTTACATGACCTTCATTCAGAAGTCTGGACTCTAAAG gaCAATATTAATATTCTTCTTGATAAAGCAAGATTGGAAAATCAAGAAAGCATTGGTTttataaaagcaacaaaaatactGATGAACAAAAATTCAACAGATATTACAAAAATAAGAGAGTTTTTCGAGAAGTATGGATATAATCCACGTGTCAAGGAAAATTCAG TGTGTGAGCAAAGAGTCACTGACTCCCCCTCAGAGCTGGCTCAGTGTGGATACCTACAGAAGCCTGACCTGCAGGGCAGTCTGCCTGGCTCTTCTCTTTCTGAGAAGCCCCCACGGAGTCCACAGCTCTCAGACTTCGGACTTGAGCGGTATGTGGTGTCCCGTGTTCCACCCCAGCAGGCAACAATCAACCGTAAGGAAGAGCACAGAGCTAAAACTCCGCCTGCCAAACAATCAGTAATTCAAGTACCAAAAACCCCAAAATGTGCGCTAAAGATGGATGATTTTGAGTGTGTAACTCCTAAATTAGAACATTTTGGTATCTCTGAATATACTATGTGTTTAAATGAAGATTACACAATGGGACTTAAAAGACTGAAGAATATTAAAAG TGAGGAGACCACAGGAACAAAACCCATCACCAATGATAACGTTTTTGCCACTCCTGGCCCGGTAATCCAGCAACTGGATAAAAGCG ATGCCGAGTATACAAAGTCCCCCTTGGCACCTACATTCTGCACTCCTGGTTTGAAAATTCCTTCTACAAAGAACAGCACAGCTTTG GTATCCACAAATTTTCCATTATCAGAAACAAATATTTCAGCAAGTGATTTGGAAGTTAAAGATTGTACTTCGTTAGTTTTAAGTTCAGATGAGTGCTTTGAGAATTTTACAGATCCTTCTTCTCCTACAATTTCTTCTTATGAAGATCTGCTCAGAACACCTACACCTCCAGAAGTAACAGTAATTCCAGAAGACATACTCCAG atTTTACCAAAATACAACTCCAACCTCGCTATGCCAATAGCAGTTAAAGCAGTTCCTTCCAGGAAAGGGTTCCTCAGACATGAAGGACAGAGCATCCGAGATGTTGCCAACAAGGAAAACTGGTGA
- the Ska3 gene encoding spindle and kinetochore-associated protein 3 isoform X3, with amino-acid sequence MNKNSTDITKIREFFEKYGYNPRVKENSVCEQRVTDSPSELAQCGYLQKPDLQGSLPGSSLSEKPPRSPQLSDFGLERYVVSRVPPQQATINRKEEHRAKTPPAKQSVIQVPKTPKCALKMDDFECVTPKLEHFGISEYTMCLNEDYTMGLKRLKNIKSEETTGTKPITNDNVFATPGPVIQQLDKSDAEYTKSPLAPTFCTPGLKIPSTKNSTALVSTNFPLSETNISASDLEVKDCTSLVLSSDECFENFTDPSSPTISSYEDLLRTPTPPEVTVIPEDILQILPKYNSNLAMPIAVKAVPSRKGFLRHEGQSIRDVANKENW; translated from the exons ATGAACAAAAATTCAACAGATATTACAAAAATAAGAGAGTTTTTCGAGAAGTATGGATATAATCCACGTGTCAAGGAAAATTCAG TGTGTGAGCAAAGAGTCACTGACTCCCCCTCAGAGCTGGCTCAGTGTGGATACCTACAGAAGCCTGACCTGCAGGGCAGTCTGCCTGGCTCTTCTCTTTCTGAGAAGCCCCCACGGAGTCCACAGCTCTCAGACTTCGGACTTGAGCGGTATGTGGTGTCCCGTGTTCCACCCCAGCAGGCAACAATCAACCGTAAGGAAGAGCACAGAGCTAAAACTCCGCCTGCCAAACAATCAGTAATTCAAGTACCAAAAACCCCAAAATGTGCGCTAAAGATGGATGATTTTGAGTGTGTAACTCCTAAATTAGAACATTTTGGTATCTCTGAATATACTATGTGTTTAAATGAAGATTACACAATGGGACTTAAAAGACTGAAGAATATTAAAAG TGAGGAGACCACAGGAACAAAACCCATCACCAATGATAACGTTTTTGCCACTCCTGGCCCGGTAATCCAGCAACTGGATAAAAGCG ATGCCGAGTATACAAAGTCCCCCTTGGCACCTACATTCTGCACTCCTGGTTTGAAAATTCCTTCTACAAAGAACAGCACAGCTTTG GTATCCACAAATTTTCCATTATCAGAAACAAATATTTCAGCAAGTGATTTGGAAGTTAAAGATTGTACTTCGTTAGTTTTAAGTTCAGATGAGTGCTTTGAGAATTTTACAGATCCTTCTTCTCCTACAATTTCTTCTTATGAAGATCTGCTCAGAACACCTACACCTCCAGAAGTAACAGTAATTCCAGAAGACATACTCCAG atTTTACCAAAATACAACTCCAACCTCGCTATGCCAATAGCAGTTAAAGCAGTTCCTTCCAGGAAAGGGTTCCTCAGACATGAAGGACAGAGCATCCGAGATGTTGCCAACAAGGAAAACTGGTGA
- the Ska3 gene encoding spindle and kinetochore-associated protein 3 isoform X2: MDPIRSFCGKLRTLASTLDGETARLQRALDGEESDFEDYPTRILHDLHSEVWTLKDNINILLDKARLENQESIGFIKATKILMNKNSTDITKIREFFEKYGYNPRVKENSVCEQRVTDSPSELAQCGYLQKPDLQGSLPGSSLSEKPPRSPQLSDFGLERYVVSRVPPQQATINRKEEHRAKTPPAKQSVIQVPKTPKCALKMDDFECVTPKLEHFGISEYTMCLNEDYTMGLKRLKNIKSEETTGTKPITNDNVFATPGPVIQQLDKSDAEYTKSPLAPTFCTPGLKIPSTKNSTALILPKYNSNLAMPIAVKAVPSRKGFLRHEGQSIRDVANKENW, from the exons ATGGACCCGATCCGGAGCTTCTGCGGGAAGCTGCGGACTCTGGCCAGCACGCTGGACGGTGAGACGGCCCGGCTGCAGCGAGCGCTGGACGGAGAGGAGAGCG ACTTTGAAGATTATCCAACAAGAATTTTACATGACCTTCATTCAGAAGTCTGGACTCTAAAG gaCAATATTAATATTCTTCTTGATAAAGCAAGATTGGAAAATCAAGAAAGCATTGGTTttataaaagcaacaaaaatactGATGAACAAAAATTCAACAGATATTACAAAAATAAGAGAGTTTTTCGAGAAGTATGGATATAATCCACGTGTCAAGGAAAATTCAG TGTGTGAGCAAAGAGTCACTGACTCCCCCTCAGAGCTGGCTCAGTGTGGATACCTACAGAAGCCTGACCTGCAGGGCAGTCTGCCTGGCTCTTCTCTTTCTGAGAAGCCCCCACGGAGTCCACAGCTCTCAGACTTCGGACTTGAGCGGTATGTGGTGTCCCGTGTTCCACCCCAGCAGGCAACAATCAACCGTAAGGAAGAGCACAGAGCTAAAACTCCGCCTGCCAAACAATCAGTAATTCAAGTACCAAAAACCCCAAAATGTGCGCTAAAGATGGATGATTTTGAGTGTGTAACTCCTAAATTAGAACATTTTGGTATCTCTGAATATACTATGTGTTTAAATGAAGATTACACAATGGGACTTAAAAGACTGAAGAATATTAAAAG TGAGGAGACCACAGGAACAAAACCCATCACCAATGATAACGTTTTTGCCACTCCTGGCCCGGTAATCCAGCAACTGGATAAAAGCG ATGCCGAGTATACAAAGTCCCCCTTGGCACCTACATTCTGCACTCCTGGTTTGAAAATTCCTTCTACAAAGAACAGCACAGCTTTG atTTTACCAAAATACAACTCCAACCTCGCTATGCCAATAGCAGTTAAAGCAGTTCCTTCCAGGAAAGGGTTCCTCAGACATGAAGGACAGAGCATCCGAGATGTTGCCAACAAGGAAAACTGGTGA
- the LOC109689007 gene encoding large ribosomal subunit protein mL63 produces MFLTALLRRNRIPGRQWIGKHRRPRTVSLLAKQNMVRRLQVEAENHYWLSMPCMTAEQECGHAAARRARAFEAIKAATKSKFPPHRYAADQLGHLNVTQKWS; encoded by the coding sequence ATGTTCCTCACCGCCCTACTACGCCGCAATCGGATTCCCGGCCGGCAGTGGATCGGGAAGCACCGGCGGCCGCGGACCGTGTCTCTGCTGGCGAAGCAGAACATGGTGCGTCGCCTGCAGGTGGAGGCGGAGAACCACTACTGGCTGAGCATGCCCTGCATGACGGCCGAGCAGGAGTGCGGCCACGCCGCGGCGCGCAGGGCCCGGGCCTTCGAGGCCATCAAGGCGGCCACCAAGTCCAAGTTCCCCCCGCACAGATACGCGGCCGACCAGCTCGGCCACCTCAACGTCACCCAGAAGTGGTCGTGA